The region CCAAGAGAATAAAGGACGCGAAGATTCTCGTCTACAACGGTGCACTTGAGGTTAAGGAGACCGAGACAGATGCAAAGATCAACATAACCGACCCCGAGATGCTTCAGAAGTTCATCGAGCAGGAGGAGAAGATGATCAAGGACATGGTTGACAAGATTACCGAGGCTGGAGCCAACGTTGTATTCTGCCAGAAGGGTATTGACGACCTGGCCCAGTACTACCTCGCCAAGGCAGGAGTTCTCGCCGTCAGGAGGGTCAAGAAGAGCGACATTGAAAAGATTGCAAAGGCATGCGGTGCAAGGATTCTGACAGACCTGAGAGACATAAGCAGCGCAGACCTCGGTGAGGCAGACCTCGTCGAGGAGAAGAAGGTCGGCGACGAGAAGATGGTCTTCGTCACAGGATGCAAGAACCCGAAGGCCGTTACAGTGCTTGTGAGAGGAGGCACGGAGCACATTGTCGATGAGATTGCAAGAGGACTTGAAGATGCGATAAAGGTTGTTGCAGTTGCCCTCGAGGACGGTAAGGTTGTGGCAGGAGCAGGCGGTCCGGAAATCGAACTCAGCCTGAGACTCAGGGACTGGGCACCGAGCCTTGGTGGGAGAGAGCAGCTTGCTGCAGAGGCATTCGCATCAGCCCTCGAGGTTATTCCCAAGACACTGGCAGAGAACGCAGGACTTGATCCGATTGACGTTCTTGTCGAGCTGAAGAAAGCTCACGAGGACGGCAAAGTCTATTCGGGTGTTGATGTCGACACCGGTAAGGTTGTTGACATGAAGGACACAGGCGTTCTCGAGCCTCTCAGAATCAAAACACAGGCCATCGAGTCCGCAACAGAGGTTGCG is a window of Geoglobus acetivorans DNA encoding:
- the thsB gene encoding thermosome subunit beta: MATLQGQPVLILKEGTQRTVGRDAQRMNILAARVIAEAVRSTLGPRGMDKMLVDSLGDVVITNDGVTILKEIDVEHPAAKMVVEIAKTQENEVGDGTTTAVVIAGELLKKAEDLLDNEIHPTIIANGYRLAAEKAMEILNEIAIDVSKDDEETLKKIAATAMTGKGAEVAINKLSEIVVKAVKQVAEEENGKIEVDTDNIKIEKRTGASVEETELIEGIVLDKEVVHPGMPKRIKDAKILVYNGALEVKETETDAKINITDPEMLQKFIEQEEKMIKDMVDKITEAGANVVFCQKGIDDLAQYYLAKAGVLAVRRVKKSDIEKIAKACGARILTDLRDISSADLGEADLVEEKKVGDEKMVFVTGCKNPKAVTVLVRGGTEHIVDEIARGLEDAIKVVAVALEDGKVVAGAGGPEIELSLRLRDWAPSLGGREQLAAEAFASALEVIPKTLAENAGLDPIDVLVELKKAHEDGKVYSGVDVDTGKVVDMKDTGVLEPLRIKTQAIESATEVAVMLLRIDDVIAAKELSKGKGDEGDEGGMGDMGGMGF